One window of Dyadobacter sandarakinus genomic DNA carries:
- a CDS encoding carbamoyltransferase family protein → MKILGISAFYHDSAAALVDNGVIVAAAQEERFTRKKHDESFPSNAIRFCLRHEGFSWDEIDAVVFYDKPLLKFERLLETYYAFAPKGLRSFLTAMPVWIKEKMFLKRLIRQELEKLGYKKTHKAKLLFPEHHLSHAASAFYPSPFTRSAILTIDGVGEWATASISLGDGKDITMLKEMHFPHSLGLLYSAFTYFLGFRVNSGEYKLMGLAPYGDPSSPDVARYMNVILNKLIRLKEDGSIWLNQQYFDYATGLRMVNEKSWELLFGFPARKPEDPLEARHCSLGLAIQNITEEIVIRMAREAQRLTGAEYLCMAGGVALNCVSNGKLQKTGLFRDIFIQPAAGDAGGALGAALAAAHIYFGQDRQVTAGMDAMSGSFLGPAFSDLDVIQTARRYKAIYTHYDHFGELSDHVAGLLADGHVIGWVQGRMEFGPRALGARSILGDSRNPEMQKKLNLKIKFRESFRPFAPSVLAEACSEYFDYKGISPYMLLVHSVVSEIRNPTPANYNALELREKLYFQRSNLPSVTHIDYSARIQTVHRDTNPRYYSLIQAFRELTGCAVIVNTSFNVRGEPIVCTPEDAFRCFMRTEMDYLVIGNFVFDKKQQLHWEEKGNWKEEFTLD, encoded by the coding sequence TTGAAAATACTTGGAATATCGGCATTTTATCATGATTCGGCTGCTGCATTGGTAGACAATGGGGTAATTGTTGCAGCTGCGCAGGAGGAGCGTTTTACCCGGAAGAAGCATGATGAAAGTTTTCCTTCCAATGCAATCCGGTTTTGTCTCAGGCACGAAGGGTTTTCCTGGGACGAGATCGATGCTGTCGTATTCTATGACAAACCACTGCTGAAATTTGAGCGTTTGCTGGAAACCTATTATGCATTTGCTCCCAAAGGTCTGAGATCGTTTCTGACTGCCATGCCTGTCTGGATCAAGGAAAAGATGTTCTTGAAGCGCTTAATCCGCCAGGAGCTCGAAAAGCTGGGTTATAAAAAGACGCACAAGGCAAAGCTGCTTTTTCCGGAACACCATCTTTCACACGCAGCCAGCGCATTTTATCCTTCTCCGTTTACCAGATCAGCGATACTAACCATTGACGGAGTAGGGGAGTGGGCAACAGCATCCATCAGCCTCGGCGACGGAAAGGACATTACCATGCTGAAAGAAATGCACTTTCCGCATTCGCTCGGTCTGCTGTATTCTGCATTTACCTACTTTCTTGGGTTCAGGGTTAATTCAGGTGAGTATAAGCTGATGGGGCTTGCTCCTTATGGCGACCCGTCGTCACCGGACGTTGCCAGGTACATGAACGTAATCCTTAATAAGCTCATCCGCCTGAAAGAAGATGGTTCAATATGGCTGAACCAGCAGTATTTTGATTATGCTACCGGGCTGAGGATGGTTAATGAGAAATCCTGGGAGCTTCTTTTCGGATTCCCCGCGCGCAAGCCCGAAGATCCGCTGGAAGCCAGGCATTGTAGCCTGGGACTTGCCATCCAGAACATTACAGAGGAAATCGTGATCAGGATGGCCAGGGAAGCGCAAAGGCTCACCGGCGCTGAATACCTGTGTATGGCCGGTGGAGTAGCACTCAATTGTGTCTCCAACGGCAAGCTGCAAAAAACGGGTTTGTTCAGGGATATTTTCATTCAGCCTGCGGCTGGCGACGCCGGCGGGGCACTCGGAGCGGCACTGGCAGCTGCACACATTTACTTTGGGCAGGACCGTCAGGTGACTGCAGGGATGGATGCCATGTCGGGATCTTTCCTGGGGCCTGCCTTTTCGGACCTGGATGTAATCCAAACCGCACGGAGGTACAAAGCTATTTACACACACTATGACCACTTTGGTGAACTAAGCGATCACGTGGCCGGGCTTCTGGCCGACGGTCATGTGATTGGCTGGGTTCAGGGGCGGATGGAATTTGGGCCCAGGGCACTGGGTGCCAGAAGTATCCTTGGCGATTCCCGTAACCCTGAAATGCAGAAAAAGCTTAACCTGAAAATCAAGTTCAGGGAGTCTTTTCGTCCATTTGCGCCGTCAGTACTGGCCGAGGCATGCAGTGAATACTTCGATTACAAAGGTATATCCCCATATATGCTGCTGGTACATTCGGTGGTATCAGAGATCCGGAATCCGACTCCGGCTAACTACAATGCACTTGAACTTCGCGAAAAATTATATTTCCAGCGCTCGAACCTGCCTTCAGTAACCCATATTGATTACTCCGCCCGCATCCAGACGGTGCATCGTGACACGAATCCCAGGTATTATTCGCTGATTCAGGCATTCAGGGAGCTTACCGGCTGTGCTGTAATTGTTAATACCAGCTTCAATGTACGGGGAGAGCCTATTGTATGTACACCGGAGGATGCGTTCAGGTGCTTCATGCGCACGGAGATGGACTACCTGGTAATAGGTAACTTTGTTTTTGATAAAAAGCAGCAGTTACACTGGGAGGAAAAGGGCAACTGGAAGGAAGAATTTACACTGGATTGA
- a CDS encoding DUF4160 domain-containing protein yields MDTPTILYIQGFRFFFYLNEHEPTHIHVSRGDCTARIVLLSMLDITFNKGFKKKEIRDIIQILTDHHEKIIAAWHLAFKR; encoded by the coding sequence TTGGATACGCCCACAATCCTTTACATTCAGGGATTTAGGTTTTTCTTTTATCTGAATGAACATGAGCCGACTCACATTCATGTTTCCAGGGGCGATTGCACCGCACGCATTGTGCTTCTATCCATGCTCGACATCACATTCAATAAAGGATTTAAGAAGAAAGAAATCAGAGACATTATTCAAATTTTGACGGATCACCATGAAAAAATCATTGCAGCCTGGCACCTTGCCTTTAAGCGATAG
- a CDS encoding D-2-hydroxyacid dehydrogenase yields the protein MFIYCHSLLEEALKNRLGEALSTQHQIFFRTETTGNEEAKSNFLKAEYILGNPPKEWFSENPQNLVFWQLDSAGFDQYSSVLLKEGVRVANMGNWFARPCAETIVGGVLALYRGIDKLTLLKQNAEWIGSRMRAELKIIHGQNVVVLGAGTIGQAVHAILQGLDCNIRLMARTSPNATLHTREELLEELPNTDLVINTLPGTAHHFADQAFFESMKPGSVYASVGRGNTTDENALIEILRAGKLDGAVLDVTYKEPLDTDNPLWKMDNVILTQHTGGGHKDENVGKVDLFLNNTFALENGGNIVDEIDLRKGY from the coding sequence ATGTTCATTTACTGTCATTCCCTGCTGGAAGAAGCGCTGAAGAACCGGCTTGGTGAAGCCCTTTCGACCCAGCACCAGATCTTTTTCCGGACAGAAACCACCGGTAACGAGGAAGCAAAAAGCAACTTTCTGAAAGCTGAGTACATCCTCGGGAACCCACCGAAAGAATGGTTTTCCGAAAACCCGCAAAACCTCGTTTTCTGGCAGCTGGATTCGGCCGGTTTCGACCAGTATTCCAGTGTATTGCTGAAAGAGGGCGTGCGCGTGGCCAATATGGGCAACTGGTTTGCCCGGCCCTGTGCAGAAACCATCGTGGGCGGCGTACTGGCGCTGTACCGGGGAATTGACAAGCTTACGCTTCTGAAGCAAAATGCGGAATGGATAGGCTCCCGGATGCGGGCTGAACTCAAAATCATACATGGCCAGAATGTGGTGGTGCTCGGTGCCGGGACGATCGGCCAGGCAGTGCACGCCATTTTGCAGGGGCTTGATTGCAACATCCGGTTAATGGCCCGCACATCGCCCAATGCCACGCTGCATACCCGGGAGGAGCTGCTTGAAGAGTTGCCCAACACGGACCTGGTGATCAACACTCTGCCTGGCACTGCCCATCATTTTGCTGATCAGGCATTTTTTGAAAGCATGAAGCCAGGGAGCGTATACGCCAGTGTGGGCCGGGGCAATACGACCGACGAAAATGCACTGATCGAAATACTCCGTGCCGGAAAGCTGGACGGCGCAGTGCTGGACGTGACCTACAAGGAGCCCCTGGACACGGATAATCCGCTTTGGAAAATGGATAATGTAATTCTTACCCAGCATACCGGAGGCGGTCACAAAGACGAAAATGTGGGAAAAGTAGACCTTTTCCTGAATAATACCTTTGCCCTTGAAAACGGCGGCAATATCGTAGATGAAATAGACCTTCGGAAAGGTTATTAA
- a CDS encoding DUF5989 family protein translates to MDFLSDLFLFIKERKKWVLVPVIFVLLLIGILIVIGGGSAIAPFIYTLF, encoded by the coding sequence ATGGACTTTTTATCAGATCTGTTTTTATTTATCAAAGAGCGCAAAAAGTGGGTGCTAGTACCTGTCATTTTCGTACTGCTGCTCATTGGCATTCTGATTGTTATCGGCGGCGGCTCAGCCATAGCACCCTTTATTTACACCCTGTTCTAG
- a CDS encoding aldose epimerase family protein — protein MKNLLSPMLLLACIALFSCSKNKKDETMISTISKEVFGEAPDGQSVDLYTLTNANGMTVNITNYGGIITKLTAPDKNGGWTDVVLGFDSLAPYLKDSPFFGALVGRYGNRIAKGKFTLNGKEYTLPVNNGPNSLHGGIKGFDKVVWKATEIKSDSAVGLQLDYVSKDMEEGYPGTLTVKVTYTLDNDNALSINYQATTDKPTVVNLTNHSYFNLSGLKRDILDHEVTILSDSIVPVDSTLIPTGKLRAVDGTPFDFRKPTKINAGINKTEDEQIKNGGGYDHCWVIKRTQPGMMHFATVKDPESGRVLEAFTTEPAVQFYSGNFLDGSLQGKGATYAKRFGLCLETEHYPDSPNHPAFPSTTLNPGDTYNTTTKYRFSVK, from the coding sequence ATGAAAAACCTGTTATCTCCCATGCTGCTGCTGGCCTGCATTGCCCTGTTCAGCTGCTCAAAAAACAAGAAGGACGAAACTATGATCAGTACCATTTCCAAAGAAGTTTTCGGTGAAGCGCCGGACGGTCAGTCTGTGGACCTGTATACACTTACCAATGCAAACGGGATGACCGTTAACATAACCAATTATGGCGGCATCATTACCAAACTTACTGCTCCGGATAAAAATGGCGGCTGGACCGATGTTGTGCTCGGATTTGACTCCCTGGCTCCATATCTGAAAGACAGCCCGTTTTTCGGCGCGCTGGTAGGCCGTTATGGTAACCGTATCGCCAAAGGTAAATTTACCCTGAACGGAAAAGAATATACTTTGCCCGTCAACAACGGTCCCAATTCTCTGCATGGAGGGATCAAGGGTTTTGACAAAGTGGTGTGGAAGGCTACCGAGATCAAAAGTGACTCGGCAGTGGGACTTCAGCTTGATTATGTAAGTAAAGACATGGAGGAAGGTTATCCGGGAACACTCACTGTGAAGGTCACCTATACGCTGGATAATGACAATGCATTGTCGATCAACTATCAGGCGACGACCGACAAGCCAACCGTGGTAAACCTTACCAACCACTCTTACTTCAATCTTTCCGGACTGAAAAGGGATATCCTGGATCATGAAGTAACGATCCTGTCCGACAGCATTGTACCGGTAGACAGTACGCTGATTCCTACCGGCAAGCTCCGCGCGGTGGACGGCACTCCTTTTGATTTCAGAAAACCGACCAAGATCAATGCCGGTATCAACAAAACGGAAGATGAGCAGATCAAAAATGGCGGCGGGTACGACCACTGCTGGGTTATCAAGCGTACCCAGCCGGGCATGATGCATTTTGCCACGGTGAAAGATCCCGAAAGCGGACGTGTGCTGGAAGCATTCACAACTGAGCCTGCGGTGCAGTTTTACAGCGGTAACTTCCTCGATGGAAGTCTGCAGGGCAAAGGTGCTACCTATGCCAAGCGTTTCGGCCTATGCCTTGAAACGGAGCACTATCCCGATTCGCCCAACCATCCCGCATTCCCCAGCACAACCCTGAACCCGGGAGACACGTATAATACAACTACCAAGTACAGGTTTTCAGTGAAGTGA
- a CDS encoding acyl-CoA thioesterase, whose amino-acid sequence MTIEEKIQASETRVFKTVFPNNTNHYDTLFGGTALSMMDETAFIAATRFCRLRLVTVSTDRIDFTHPIPAGSIIELVGRVETVGNTSIKVRVDIYVEKMYEESREKAVTGIFTLVAIDEDHRPVKILSTP is encoded by the coding sequence TTGACGATAGAAGAAAAAATACAAGCATCAGAGACAAGGGTATTCAAGACGGTTTTTCCGAACAATACCAATCATTACGATACATTGTTCGGCGGAACCGCCTTGTCTATGATGGACGAAACTGCCTTTATAGCAGCCACCAGGTTCTGCCGCCTGCGGCTCGTCACCGTCTCCACCGACCGCATTGATTTCACCCACCCGATTCCGGCAGGCTCCATTATTGAGCTGGTAGGCCGGGTGGAAACCGTCGGAAACACGAGCATCAAGGTGCGGGTGGATATTTATGTAGAAAAAATGTATGAAGAATCCCGGGAAAAAGCGGTCACCGGGATTTTTACTTTAGTGGCCATCGATGAGGATCACCGGCCTGTGAAGATACTCAGTACTCCGTAA
- the fumC gene encoding class II fumarate hydratase translates to MEYRIEKDTMGEVQVPAHVYWGAQTQRSIQNFPIAQDINKMPKEIIKAFAYLKKAAAITNFEAGVLPREKSDLIGQVCDEILTEQLDDQFPLVVWQTGSGTQSNMNVNEVVAYRGHVLQGGDLADKTKFLHPNDDVNKSQSSNDTYPTAMHIAAYKILIDVTIPGITKLRDTLKAKSEAFRDVVKIGRTHFMDATPLTLGQEFSGYASQLDHGLRAIYNSLGHLSELALGGTAVGTGINTPEGYSENVAHHIAALTGLPFITAENKFEALAAHDAIVEAHGALKTVAVSLMKIGNDIRMLSSGPRAGIGEIHIPDNEPGSSIMPGKVNPTQCEAITMVAAQVMGNDVAISIGGSNGHFELNVFKPLMAYNFLHSARLIGDVCVSFNDNCAVGIEPIHENIRKHVNNSLMLVTALNTKIGYYKAAEIAQTAHKNGSTLKETAVALGYLTPEEFDAWVKPEEMVGSNR, encoded by the coding sequence ATGGAATACCGTATAGAAAAAGACACCATGGGCGAAGTACAGGTCCCTGCCCACGTGTACTGGGGCGCTCAGACACAGCGTTCGATCCAGAACTTCCCAATTGCACAGGACATCAACAAGATGCCGAAAGAGATTATCAAGGCATTTGCCTACCTGAAAAAAGCCGCCGCGATCACCAACTTTGAGGCCGGCGTGCTGCCCAGGGAAAAAAGCGACCTCATCGGGCAGGTGTGCGACGAGATCCTGACCGAGCAGCTGGATGACCAGTTTCCCCTTGTTGTATGGCAAACAGGCTCAGGAACGCAATCCAATATGAATGTGAACGAAGTGGTCGCCTACCGCGGTCACGTATTGCAGGGCGGCGACCTGGCAGACAAAACAAAGTTCCTGCATCCCAATGACGATGTAAACAAGTCGCAGTCGTCCAATGATACTTACCCTACCGCGATGCACATTGCGGCATACAAAATATTGATCGACGTTACCATTCCGGGCATCACCAAACTGCGTGATACGCTGAAAGCAAAATCGGAAGCTTTTCGTGATGTGGTAAAAATCGGCCGTACGCACTTTATGGATGCCACGCCGCTGACGCTCGGGCAGGAGTTTTCGGGCTATGCTTCGCAGCTGGACCATGGGCTTCGTGCCATCTACAACTCGCTGGGACATTTGTCTGAGCTGGCGCTGGGCGGTACCGCCGTAGGAACAGGGATCAACACGCCCGAAGGTTACTCTGAAAATGTAGCACACCACATTGCTGCCCTCACAGGCCTGCCTTTTATTACTGCAGAAAACAAATTTGAAGCCCTGGCAGCCCATGACGCCATCGTAGAAGCACATGGTGCGCTGAAAACCGTAGCAGTAAGCCTGATGAAGATCGGGAATGACATCCGCATGCTTTCGTCAGGACCCCGTGCGGGCATAGGCGAGATCCACATTCCGGATAACGAACCCGGCAGCTCCATCATGCCGGGTAAGGTAAATCCTACCCAATGCGAGGCGATTACGATGGTTGCAGCGCAGGTCATGGGAAATGATGTGGCAATCAGTATCGGCGGGTCCAACGGGCATTTCGAGCTGAATGTTTTCAAACCATTGATGGCCTACAATTTCCTGCATTCGGCCAGGCTGATCGGTGATGTTTGTGTGTCTTTCAATGACAACTGCGCCGTAGGCATTGAGCCGATCCACGAGAATATCCGCAAGCACGTGAACAACTCGCTGATGCTGGTAACCGCACTGAACACCAAAATAGGCTATTACAAAGCGGCCGAAATTGCCCAAACCGCGCACAAAAATGGTTCCACGCTGAAAGAAACTGCCGTGGCACTCGGCTACCTTACACCGGAGGAATTTGACGCATGGGTAAAACCGGAAGAAATGGTGGGTTCGAACCGATAA
- a CDS encoding acyltransferase family protein has protein sequence MEQKPSGYIAQLDGLRAIAIVLVVLFHWFPEGQGINVIANGPLGVTLFFVLSGFLITRILLSSRSFLQSHGLAATYKNFMIRRVLRIFPLYYLTLLILWCIRYIAFIPKVPTQLYEYPLYYLLYISNFLIEKLHDWSDVLSPFWSLAVEEQFYIIWPVIILTVAPRYLRNVIISIIVTGILSRGVLAWSGYAEGVLMPTCLDAFGLGALWAYVVFFGKNAQKFLRLSGYLTWAGLILFLYICFNEATVVKTWLFRTSMSFICLYFVARASYEGGFSSVFGKILNHGSLRYIGKISYGLYVYHMLVPALVLPFLIRFLNRFAHISLNPSEAEMKIASLVLLVIVASISWYAFEAPFNGLKRHFRLSTMRRPVE, from the coding sequence ATGGAACAAAAGCCATCGGGGTACATTGCACAGCTGGACGGACTCAGGGCAATCGCCATTGTGCTGGTTGTACTGTTTCACTGGTTTCCGGAAGGGCAGGGGATCAATGTTATCGCAAATGGTCCGCTGGGTGTCACCCTCTTTTTTGTCCTGAGCGGCTTTCTGATCACGCGCATTCTCCTGTCGAGCCGCAGCTTCCTGCAATCACACGGACTGGCCGCTACGTACAAAAACTTCATGATCAGGCGGGTACTCCGGATATTTCCATTGTACTACCTTACGCTGCTGATCCTCTGGTGCATCCGTTACATTGCTTTTATTCCGAAAGTACCCACACAACTTTACGAGTACCCGCTGTACTACCTTTTATACATTTCCAACTTCCTGATCGAGAAACTGCACGACTGGTCGGATGTACTTTCACCCTTCTGGTCCCTGGCTGTGGAGGAGCAGTTTTACATTATCTGGCCTGTGATCATCCTCACGGTCGCGCCCCGGTACTTACGCAATGTGATTATTTCCATCATCGTAACCGGTATTCTTTCCAGAGGTGTACTGGCATGGTCTGGTTATGCCGAGGGGGTACTCATGCCAACTTGCCTGGACGCATTCGGGCTGGGGGCACTTTGGGCGTATGTTGTCTTTTTTGGTAAAAATGCACAGAAATTCCTGCGATTGTCCGGGTACCTGACATGGGCGGGACTGATCCTATTTCTCTATATCTGTTTTAATGAAGCAACAGTTGTGAAAACGTGGCTGTTCCGGACGTCCATGTCGTTTATATGCCTCTATTTTGTTGCCCGTGCGAGCTATGAAGGTGGTTTCAGTTCAGTTTTTGGTAAAATACTGAACCATGGCAGCCTGCGGTACATTGGCAAGATCAGCTATGGACTTTATGTTTACCACATGCTGGTACCTGCGCTCGTACTTCCGTTTTTGATCAGGTTCCTCAATCGTTTTGCGCATATCAGCCTCAATCCTTCCGAAGCAGAAATGAAAATAGCCAGCCTGGTGCTGCTGGTGATCGTTGCGAGTATTTCCTGGTATGCCTTCGAAGCCCCATTCAATGGACTCAAACGCCATTTCCGGCTCTCTACCATGCGGAGGCCGGTAGAATAG
- the galK gene encoding galactokinase has protein sequence MTTTNPVAETIRNKYLQAFGSEAKYRIFRSPGRINLIGEHTDYNNGFVLPASVDKAVYFVIAPREDDRVILHAADLDETYSFALNDLSKPEQHWPHYQLGIIEQIQKKGLMIGGFQAAFGGDVPVGAGLSSSAALECCLLFALNELYGLGLDRFTIVKMSQKAENEYVGVQCGIMDQFASAFGKEEAVIRLDCRSLEYQYFPFPMHDYLLVLCDTSVKHSLASSEYNTRRLECEKGVSVLQQYHADIQSLRDASPELVEEHKDELGDVVYRRCKFITEEIRRVQEACDMLVEGRMDDFGKKMYATHDGLQHEYEVSCPELDYLVDLTRNNPDVIGARMMGGGFGGCTINLLRKEAADAFEETMKSAYKSKYDIELPCYRVKITEGTGEVL, from the coding sequence ATGACAACGACCAACCCGGTTGCGGAGACCATCAGGAATAAATATTTGCAGGCGTTTGGCAGCGAGGCAAAATACAGGATTTTCAGGTCGCCGGGCCGCATTAACCTCATTGGTGAGCATACCGACTACAACAATGGATTTGTACTGCCGGCAAGTGTGGATAAAGCAGTGTACTTTGTAATTGCGCCCCGCGAGGATGATCGCGTGATCCTGCATGCGGCAGACCTGGACGAGACTTATTCATTTGCCTTGAACGACCTCTCCAAACCCGAGCAGCACTGGCCGCATTACCAGCTGGGCATTATTGAGCAGATTCAGAAAAAAGGACTCATGATCGGCGGTTTCCAGGCTGCATTTGGGGGTGATGTGCCGGTAGGCGCCGGACTTTCGTCTTCTGCTGCATTGGAGTGCTGCCTGCTTTTTGCACTGAATGAACTCTATGGCCTCGGTCTCGATCGTTTTACAATTGTAAAAATGTCGCAGAAAGCCGAAAATGAATATGTAGGTGTGCAATGCGGCATTATGGATCAGTTTGCCTCGGCTTTCGGTAAGGAAGAGGCCGTGATCCGCCTTGATTGCCGCTCCCTCGAATATCAGTATTTTCCATTCCCCATGCACGACTACCTGCTGGTGCTTTGCGACACTTCTGTGAAGCACTCGCTGGCAAGTTCGGAATACAATACAAGGCGGCTCGAATGCGAAAAGGGCGTGTCTGTACTGCAACAGTATCATGCTGACATACAGAGCCTCCGTGATGCGTCGCCCGAGCTGGTAGAGGAGCATAAGGATGAGCTGGGGGATGTGGTTTATCGCCGCTGCAAGTTTATTACAGAGGAAATACGCAGGGTACAGGAAGCATGTGATATGCTTGTGGAAGGTCGCATGGATGATTTTGGCAAAAAAATGTATGCAACCCACGATGGTCTGCAGCACGAATACGAGGTAAGCTGCCCCGAGCTCGACTACCTGGTGGACCTTACCCGCAACAATCCCGACGTGATCGGCGCGCGAATGATGGGCGGCGGTTTCGGCGGCTGTACCATCAATCTTCTCAGAAAAGAAGCGGCGGATGCATTCGAGGAAACGATGAAGTCTGCCTATAAAAGTAAATACGACATTGAGCTGCCTTGTTACCGCGTAAAAATTACAGAGGGTACCGGTGAAGTGTTATAA
- the metE gene encoding 5-methyltetrahydropteroyltriglutamate--homocysteine S-methyltransferase — translation MLSHNLGYPRVGARRELKKACEQFWAGKSDRDTLQKTARQLRHQNWETQKAAGISLIPSNDFSLYDQVLDTSLMVGAIPGRYLQLLDGKTNRELDLYFAMARGIQREGVDIKAMEMTKWFDTNYHYIVPEFTRDQQFNRYSDQVILDFEDARQAGILTKPVLVGPVTYLWSGKEKEAGFERIDLLENLLPVYISILKELASMGAEWVQLDEPCLVTDLTEKEKKALITAYTTIRETVPQLKLLVATYFGALEDNLPTAINLPVDALHIDLTRGAETLPAILAEESFVLSDKKLSLGVVDGRNIWKNDFAGSIRFIRQAADVLGTDRVLVAPSCSLLHSPYDLDLETNEAVLTPEIKNWMSFAKQKLTEVAALTALAQTDFEDDERFTGNQRAIESRKTSPLIHKPDVKARAAAIVESDFERQSAFPARQQIQLDKLKLPLFPSTTIGSFPQTDEIRQLRAQLKKGLLTAEEYEEKIREEIVSSLRWQEALDIDVLVHGEFERNDMVEYFGESLSGFVFTENGWVQSYGSRCVKPPVIYGDVARPDAMTVKWSAFAQANSDRLVKGMLTGPVTILQWSFVRDDQPRKDTTFQIALAIRDEVTDLEKAGIKVIQIDEPAIREGLPLRQSAWEAYLQWAVDAFRLSAAGVADRTQIHTHMCYSEFNDIIDSIAAMDADVITIETSRSQMELLDAFAKFNYPNEIGPGVYDIHSPRVPGVDEMTELLQKALQVIPARNLWVNPDCGLKTRKWPETEAALRNMISAAKLLRESVALAPH, via the coding sequence ATGTTGTCTCACAACCTGGGCTACCCGCGTGTAGGTGCCCGCCGCGAACTCAAAAAAGCCTGCGAACAATTCTGGGCCGGGAAATCGGACCGCGATACGTTGCAGAAAACCGCCCGTCAGCTCCGTCATCAGAACTGGGAAACACAAAAAGCTGCCGGTATCAGTCTCATTCCGTCCAACGATTTTTCGCTCTACGACCAGGTACTGGATACTTCCCTGATGGTAGGCGCTATTCCCGGCCGCTACCTGCAGTTGCTGGATGGAAAAACCAACCGCGAGCTCGACCTGTACTTCGCCATGGCGCGGGGGATCCAGCGCGAGGGTGTGGACATTAAAGCCATGGAAATGACCAAGTGGTTTGATACCAACTACCATTATATTGTACCCGAATTTACCAGGGATCAGCAGTTCAACCGCTACTCTGATCAGGTGATTCTTGATTTTGAAGATGCACGTCAGGCGGGCATTCTTACCAAGCCCGTGCTCGTGGGACCGGTGACTTACCTGTGGTCGGGCAAGGAAAAAGAAGCAGGGTTTGAGCGGATCGACCTGCTTGAAAATCTTTTGCCCGTATATATTTCCATTCTCAAAGAGCTCGCTTCTATGGGTGCGGAATGGGTGCAGCTGGATGAGCCGTGCCTCGTAACCGACCTGACAGAAAAGGAAAAAAAGGCGTTAATTACCGCATATACCACGATCAGAGAGACGGTACCACAATTGAAATTACTGGTAGCGACCTATTTCGGGGCGCTGGAAGACAATCTTCCGACAGCAATAAACCTGCCCGTCGATGCACTGCATATCGACCTGACCCGAGGCGCCGAAACGTTGCCGGCGATCCTGGCTGAGGAATCTTTTGTTTTGTCGGATAAAAAGCTGTCACTGGGTGTGGTGGATGGCCGTAATATCTGGAAAAATGATTTTGCCGGATCAATCCGTTTTATCCGGCAGGCTGCGGACGTGCTCGGAACTGACCGCGTGCTGGTGGCACCTTCGTGCTCGCTGCTGCACAGCCCCTACGACCTCGACCTGGAAACCAATGAAGCTGTACTGACCCCGGAAATCAAGAACTGGATGTCATTTGCCAAACAAAAACTGACCGAAGTAGCTGCGCTGACGGCCCTGGCACAAACAGATTTTGAGGACGATGAGCGGTTTACAGGCAACCAGCGCGCAATCGAAAGCCGCAAAACTTCCCCGCTGATCCACAAGCCTGACGTAAAAGCCCGGGCAGCGGCAATAGTCGAAAGTGATTTTGAAAGACAAAGTGCATTCCCTGCCCGGCAGCAGATCCAGCTGGACAAACTCAAACTTCCGCTGTTTCCCTCCACCACCATCGGCTCATTTCCGCAGACAGACGAGATCCGCCAGCTGCGTGCCCAGTTGAAAAAGGGATTGCTGACCGCGGAAGAATATGAAGAAAAGATCCGGGAAGAGATCGTCAGCTCGCTGCGCTGGCAGGAAGCGCTGGATATTGACGTGCTCGTGCATGGCGAGTTTGAACGCAACGATATGGTGGAGTACTTCGGCGAGAGCTTGTCGGGATTTGTATTTACTGAAAACGGATGGGTGCAAAGCTATGGCAGCCGCTGCGTGAAGCCACCGGTAATTTACGGCGACGTGGCCCGGCCCGACGCGATGACGGTTAAATGGTCGGCTTTTGCGCAGGCCAACTCCGACCGCCTGGTGAAAGGAATGCTCACAGGTCCCGTGACGATCCTTCAATGGTCGTTTGTGCGCGATGATCAGCCAAGAAAAGACACAACTTTCCAGATCGCGCTCGCCATCCGGGATGAAGTAACTGATCTTGAAAAAGCAGGTATCAAAGTAATCCAGATCGACGAACCTGCAATCCGCGAAGGCTTGCCGCTCCGGCAATCGGCCTGGGAAGCATACCTGCAGTGGGCTGTGGATGCATTTCGCCTGAGCGCGGCCGGGGTAGCCGACCGTACGCAGATCCACACGCACATGTGCTACTCCGAGTTCAATGATATCATTGATTCCATTGCTGCGATGGATGCGGATGTGATCACGATTGAGACGTCGCGCTCGCAGATGGAGCTTCTGGATGCATTTGCGAAATTCAACTACCCCAACGAGATCGGACCGGGTGTGTACGACATTCATTCGCCCCGGGTACCCGGCGTGGATGAAATGACCGAGCTTCTTCAGAAAGCATTGCAGGTGATCCCGGCCCGCAATCTCTGGGTAAATCCCGACTGCGGTTTGAAAACCAGAAAGTGGCCGGAAACAGAAGCTGCTTTGCGTAATATGATTTCTGCGGCTAAATTGCTGCGCGAATCGGTTGCGCTAGCTCCCCATTAA